One region of Oryza sativa Japonica Group chromosome 5, ASM3414082v1 genomic DNA includes:
- the LOC4338950 gene encoding uncharacterized protein isoform X2: MGLQVAAVAPSPCARSSASSSPPSTSSSRPALGGAGLARSRAPVNWGAGVMARRRGLRQPARCALSASLDGVGGGDAEFLRRIEELAAAVGVQPTGCGWPASVERSASSAGMPLSLRMLKRKKQQQQLVARQTRWDERLLGSAGDSVGRAFSSMVLIVRELQSFALQQMREAMLGDDLQSVLARVHGEMHASFVWLFQHIFAGTPALMVSLMLLLANFTVHSMGHSVAAAAAIPPAPPTSAAVAVVDTQHADPSLPRFDAASVKTFSIGRAASVGGSSGGGGKVRPVAGATGDDRWDESLARLSGVAPQQPAPPAGTGAGMAVDEQAIWERMVAEASNMQENARAEELSDPDVLGNLVAPVEAEIETEGHAEYTRTEQRYELAVSEEPNNPLILANFAQFLYLVQNDHDRAEQYFERAVRAEPADAEALSRYATFLWKARNDLAAAEDTYQEAIAADPGNAHHAAAYAHFLWNTGACAGAATRRDA; encoded by the exons ATGGGCCTCCAGGTCGCGGCCGTCGCGCCATCCCCGTGCGCGCGCTCCTCCGCCTCGTCTTCGCCGCCCTCGACATCCTCCTCGCGTCCCGCCCTCGGCGGTGCGGGGCTCGCGAGATCCCGCGCCCCGGTTAATTGGGGCGCCGGTGTTATGGCGCGGCGCCGCGGGTTGCGGCAGCCGGCGAGGTGCGCCCTGAGCGCCAGTTTGGATGGCGTGGGGGGCGGGGACGCGGAGTTCTTGCGGCGGATCGaggagctcgcggcggcggtgggtgtgCAGCCCACGGGTTGCGGGTGGCCGGCGAGCGTGGAGCGCAGCGCGAGCAGCGCCGGGATGCCTCTGTCGCTCCGGATGCTGAAgcggaagaagcagcagcagcagctggtggCGCGGCAGACGCGGTGGGACGAGCGGCTGCTGGGCTCCGCCGGCGACTCGGTGGGGCGCGCCTTCTCGTCGATGGTGCTCATCGTGCGGGAGCTGCAGAGCTTCGCGCTGCAGCAGATGCGGGAGGCAATGCTGGGCGACGACCTGCAGAGCGTCCTGGCGCGAGTCCATGGCGAGATGCACGCCTCCTTCGTCTGGCTCTTCCAGCACATCTTCGCCGGCACCCCGGCTCTCATGGTCTCCCTCATGCTCCTCCTCGCCAACTTCACCGTCCACTCCATGGGTCAcagtgtcgccgccgccgcagccatccCTCCCGCTCCACCTACCTCCGCGGCTGTCGCGGTGGTCGACACCCAGCACGCCGACCCATCCCTCCCGCGGTTCGACGCGGCCTCGGTCAAGACGTTCTCTATTGGGCGTGCCGCCTCGGtcggcgggagcagcggcggtggcgggaaggTTCGGCCCGTCGCGGGCGCCACTGGCGACGACCGGTGGGACGAATCCCTAGCTCGGCTGAGCGGTGTCGCGCCGCAGCAACCAGCGCCGCCGGCGGGAACGGGAGCTGGTATGGCCGTGGACGAGCAGGCCATCTGGGAAAGGATGGTGGCGGAGGCCTCGAACATGCAGGAGAACGCGCGTGCAGAGGAGCTGAGCGACCCGGACGTGCTCGGCAACCTCGTCGCACcggtggaggcggagatcgagacGGAGGGCCACGCTGAGTACACGCGGACGGAGCAGCGGTACGAGCTCGCCGTGTCCGAGGAGCCCAATAACCCGCTCATCCTGGCCAACTTCGCGCAGTTCCTCTACCTCGTGCAGAACGACCACGACCG GGCGGAGCAGTACTTCGAGAGGGCGGTGCGCGCGGAGCCGGCGGACGCGGAGGCGCTGAGCCGGTACGCGACGTTCCTGTGGAAGGCGAGGAACGacctcgcggcggcggaggacaccTACCAGGAGGCCATCGCGGCCGACCCCGGCAACGCGCACCATGCCGCCGCCTACGCGCATTTCCTCTGGAACACCGGAG CATGCGCGGGGGCGGCCACGCGGCGAGACGCCTAG
- the LOC4338950 gene encoding uncharacterized protein isoform X1: MGLQVAAVAPSPCARSSASSSPPSTSSSRPALGGAGLARSRAPVNWGAGVMARRRGLRQPARCALSASLDGVGGGDAEFLRRIEELAAAVGVQPTGCGWPASVERSASSAGMPLSLRMLKRKKQQQQLVARQTRWDERLLGSAGDSVGRAFSSMVLIVRELQSFALQQMREAMLGDDLQSVLARVHGEMHASFVWLFQHIFAGTPALMVSLMLLLANFTVHSMGHSVAAAAAIPPAPPTSAAVAVVDTQHADPSLPRFDAASVKTFSIGRAASVGGSSGGGGKVRPVAGATGDDRWDESLARLSGVAPQQPAPPAGTGAGMAVDEQAIWERMVAEASNMQENARAEELSDPDVLGNLVAPVEAEIETEGHAEYTRTEQRYELAVSEEPNNPLILANFAQFLYLVQNDHDRAEQYFERAVRAEPADAEALSRYATFLWKARNDLAAAEDTYQEAIAADPGNAHHAAAYAHFLWNTGVRAACAGAATRRDA; encoded by the exons ATGGGCCTCCAGGTCGCGGCCGTCGCGCCATCCCCGTGCGCGCGCTCCTCCGCCTCGTCTTCGCCGCCCTCGACATCCTCCTCGCGTCCCGCCCTCGGCGGTGCGGGGCTCGCGAGATCCCGCGCCCCGGTTAATTGGGGCGCCGGTGTTATGGCGCGGCGCCGCGGGTTGCGGCAGCCGGCGAGGTGCGCCCTGAGCGCCAGTTTGGATGGCGTGGGGGGCGGGGACGCGGAGTTCTTGCGGCGGATCGaggagctcgcggcggcggtgggtgtgCAGCCCACGGGTTGCGGGTGGCCGGCGAGCGTGGAGCGCAGCGCGAGCAGCGCCGGGATGCCTCTGTCGCTCCGGATGCTGAAgcggaagaagcagcagcagcagctggtggCGCGGCAGACGCGGTGGGACGAGCGGCTGCTGGGCTCCGCCGGCGACTCGGTGGGGCGCGCCTTCTCGTCGATGGTGCTCATCGTGCGGGAGCTGCAGAGCTTCGCGCTGCAGCAGATGCGGGAGGCAATGCTGGGCGACGACCTGCAGAGCGTCCTGGCGCGAGTCCATGGCGAGATGCACGCCTCCTTCGTCTGGCTCTTCCAGCACATCTTCGCCGGCACCCCGGCTCTCATGGTCTCCCTCATGCTCCTCCTCGCCAACTTCACCGTCCACTCCATGGGTCAcagtgtcgccgccgccgcagccatccCTCCCGCTCCACCTACCTCCGCGGCTGTCGCGGTGGTCGACACCCAGCACGCCGACCCATCCCTCCCGCGGTTCGACGCGGCCTCGGTCAAGACGTTCTCTATTGGGCGTGCCGCCTCGGtcggcgggagcagcggcggtggcgggaaggTTCGGCCCGTCGCGGGCGCCACTGGCGACGACCGGTGGGACGAATCCCTAGCTCGGCTGAGCGGTGTCGCGCCGCAGCAACCAGCGCCGCCGGCGGGAACGGGAGCTGGTATGGCCGTGGACGAGCAGGCCATCTGGGAAAGGATGGTGGCGGAGGCCTCGAACATGCAGGAGAACGCGCGTGCAGAGGAGCTGAGCGACCCGGACGTGCTCGGCAACCTCGTCGCACcggtggaggcggagatcgagacGGAGGGCCACGCTGAGTACACGCGGACGGAGCAGCGGTACGAGCTCGCCGTGTCCGAGGAGCCCAATAACCCGCTCATCCTGGCCAACTTCGCGCAGTTCCTCTACCTCGTGCAGAACGACCACGACCG GGCGGAGCAGTACTTCGAGAGGGCGGTGCGCGCGGAGCCGGCGGACGCGGAGGCGCTGAGCCGGTACGCGACGTTCCTGTGGAAGGCGAGGAACGacctcgcggcggcggaggacaccTACCAGGAGGCCATCGCGGCCGACCCCGGCAACGCGCACCATGCCGCCGCCTACGCGCATTTCCTCTGGAACACCGGAG TTCGTGCAGCATGCGCGGGGGCGGCCACGCGGCGAGACGCCTAG